One segment of Nomia melanderi isolate GNS246 chromosome 10, iyNomMela1, whole genome shotgun sequence DNA contains the following:
- the LOC116429811 gene encoding uncharacterized protein LOC116429811 has product MTMEDINCDIAHILQNRDFNVLQNLVTHYYNFRIKLAAKVEDATAYEIECKEKRTLSLNKISELQQEIERLKSEIDATKLQQKILDKKILNASKQQEKLKEEVDNAKTKRDSLSLEMIDLNQESEKRKENKILTWNAIKRACHIYKQYLDFRIDLLDPKEYERVQISFFTHNEDFCNKYFVRLINSNNQWRVEEIQPMLKTEYFNDFKGIVDFSTQSEIIDITAFLCKLRHIFVKYYLNI; this is encoded by the exons ATGACAATGGAAGATATTAATTGTGATATTGCGCATATTCTTCAGAACAGGGACTTTAACGTTTTACAAAATTTAGTGactcattattataatttccgTATAAAACTTGCCGCCAAAGTAGAAGACGCAACTGCTTATGAAATTg aatgtaAAGAGAAAAGGACATTAagcttaaataaaatatcagaattacaacaagaaattgaaagattgaaatcTGAAATAGATGCCACAAAACTACAACAGAAAATATTGgataaaaagattttaaatgcAAGTAAGcaacaagaaaaattaaaagagGAAGTAGACAATGCTAAAACAAAGAGGGATAGCTTATCCCTTGAAATGATTGATTTAAACCAAG AATCTGAAAAacggaaagaaaataaaattttaacatgGAATGCTATTAAGCGTGCATGTCATATTTACAAGCAGTATCTAGATTTTCGTATAGACTTACTTGATCCTAAGGAATATGAACGtgtacaaatttctttttttacacaCAACGAAGATttctgtaacaaatattttgtacGCTTGATCAATTCTAATAACCAGTGGAGAG TGGAAGAAATTCAACCAATGCTCAAGACGGAGTATTTTAACGATTTTAAAGGGATTGTTGACTTTTCTACACAGTcagaaattatagatattacaGCATTCCTCTGTAAATTGAGacacatttttgtaaaatactatttaaatatctaa
- the LOC116429808 gene encoding uncharacterized protein LOC116429808: MIFRALPIFAILGVAAVLAVPLAQDGSSSDVNKPSNSGQNASPQLKDKTNDILANLQNLVDSAEKTVQKQLKDIADETAHVTNNVTGQAKDIQQKTQNLVSNAANLLDKTLEQIHNATTQVVGNAKKTAQSEISKAKDSLAQLSDQIKKDIAVVKDPKVANELQQKLGDLIQKGSNALDQANNDLLKSVDAVKNNTAKAFNNVKSNAQKALQNAQNTASNLAQDTGKDVTDTLKQVKNDVGKVQNETAAVMGSVGKIIKDKINAVKQNVNNIINKAKNILNEAVNDVKQEAKQIADGIKSDAEDVKNVVNKIVGDAKNGVSNIINQVGEALKNTTQAIEKEAGHIVDGVTNVISKINDSLTKTLGNILQSVGKILDSVGQKIKEINQKAGGVLQNVTHAIENQVKNAQDNVSKLVGNIQNGIQQQLQAVKNNIANAKNGNDKVKAALKDNVEKVAQGLNHTVGNLENNLKNALQHAKDNAKNIVGNLTATNGNILHSIHNVLTGLANANHHLLDDVKNSTKKALANAVNIAADLVHNAENIVDNLAHDGGDLVKGTVSTVHDIIGGVVDGIHNVAKGAVGLVKDIVGNVANGLGDVVHTVGDGIKNVVGFVHDLLGNLGHGLGDGIKDFVQTGNNLLGNLVNGAGDGLKDIVNTGNNLLGNIVHGLGDGLNNVVKAGSDLAGNLVHDLGDGVNSVVNTGVDAAGNLVNGIGDGINGAAKTGSDITNGVVNTVGDGIKGAADIGSDVVNGVADGISGVLGLLG, translated from the exons ATGATCTTCCGAGCCCTACCAATCTTCGCCATCCTTGGAGTGGCTGCTGTTCTG GCTGTGCCACTTGCTCAAGACGGCTCTTCTTCCGACGTT AACAAACCAAGCAACTCTGGTCAAAATGCTTCGCCTCAACTCAAGGACAAAACCAATGACATCCTTGCAAATCTGCAGAATCTCGTCGACTCCGCCGAAAAAACTGTCCAGAAACAGTTGAAGGATATTGCTGACGAAACTGCTCATGTTACAAACAATGTAACAGGTCAAGCCAAAGATATCCAACAGAAAACTCAAAATCTCGTGAGTAATGCCGCGAATTTGTTGGACAAGACTCTTGAGCAAATCCATAATGCGACCACCCAGGTTGTGGGCAATGCTAAAAAAACTGCCCAAAGTGAAATAAGCAAAGCTAAGGACAGTTTGGCTCAACTGAGTGATCAGATCAAAAAAGACATCGCTGTTGTGAAAGACCCCAAAGTTGCCAATGAACTCCAACAAAAATTGGGAGACCTTATCCAAAAGGGTTCTAATGCTTTGGACCAAGCTAACAATGACTTGCTAAAATCGGTAGATGCTGTTAAAAATAATACTGCTAAGGCTTTTAACAATGTGAAATCAAATGCACAGAAAGCACTGCAAAATGCTCAGAACACAGCTTCAAATCTAGCGCAAGATACAGGAAAAGACGTTACTGACACTTTAAAACAAGTAAAGAATGACGTAGGCAAAGTACAGAATGAAACCGCAGCAGTCATGGGATCTGTTGGCAAGATTATCAAGGATAAAATTAATGCTGTCAAACAAAACGTTAATAACATTATCAACAAAGCGAAAAACATCTTAAACGAAGCAGTGAATGATGTTAAACAGGAAGCTAAACAGATCGCAGACGGTATCAAAAGCGATGCTGAGGATGTCAAGAACGTAGTTAACAAAATTGTAGGTGATGCTAAGAATGGGGTTTCTAATATCATTAACCAGGTCGGTGAAGCTCTGAAGAATACTACGCAAGCAATTGAAAAAGAAGCTGGTCACATTGTTGACGGAGTTACAAATGTCATTTCTAAAATCAATGACTCTCTTACAAAGACATTGGGCAATATTCTGCAATCTGTAGGGAAAATCCTTGACTCCGTTGGACAgaaaatcaaagaaataaatcagaaaGCTGGGGGAGTCCTCCAAAATGTGACGCACGCAATTGAAAATCAAGTCAAGAATGCCCAAGATAATGTCTCCAAATTGGTGGGTAACATACAAAATGGTATCCAACAACAATTGCAAGCAGTTAAGAATAACATTGCTAACGCCAAGAATGGTAACGACAAAGTCAAGGCAGCATTGAAAGACAACGTTGAAAAGGTTGCTCAGGGGCTTAACCACACTGTAGGTAATTTGGAGAACAATCTTAAGAACGCTCTCCAGCATGCAAAGGATAATGCTAAGAACATCGTTGGCAACTTGACGGCTACAAATGGCAACATTCTGCACAGTATCCATAATGTTCTAACCGGCCTTGCAAATGCAAACCATCACCTTCTGGATGATGTAAAAAATTCGACAAAGAAGGCTTTGGCAAATGCTGTGAACATTGCCGCCGATTTAGTCCATAATGCCGAAAACATAGTTGATAACCTTGCACATGATGGTGGCGATCTCGTAAAGGGTACTGTCTCTACTGTTCACGACATCATTGGCGGTGTTGTGGATGGCATTCACAATGTCGCGAAAGGCGCGGTTGGACTGGTTAAAGATATAGTAGGCAATGTTGCTAATGGATTGGGAGACGTTGTACACACTGTTGGAGATGGCATAAAGAATGTTGTTGGCTTTGTTCACGATCTTCTTGGTAATTTGGGCCATGGTCTTGGAGATGGCATAAAAGATTTTGTACAGACAGGTAACAATCTTCTTGGAAACTTAGTTAACGGTGCTGGAGACGGTTTGAAAGATATTGTGAATACCGGTAACAATTTGCTTGGCAACATAGTCCATGGTCTTGGAGATGGTTTAAATAATGTTGTGAAGGCAGGTTCTGATTTGGCTGGCAACTTAGTTCATGATCTTGGAGATGGTGTAAATAGTGTTGTAAACACGGGTGTTGATGCTGCTGGTAATTTGGTCAATGGTATTGGAGACGGAATAAACGGTGCTGCGAAGACAGGTTCCGATATTACTAATGGTGTCGTTAATACCGTTGGAGATGGTATAAAGGGTGCTGCAGATATCGGTTCTGATGTCGTTAACGGTGTTGCTGATGGTATCTCAGGCGTACTCGGCCTGCTTGGTTAA
- the LOC116429810 gene encoding uncharacterized protein LOC116429810 produces MLPIGPYHDICSENITSNCTNITGSNITNNCNESESLDDLQCFVCDATIQGRHYALATCRTQTSRSRIIEKLGELVGERYMVVISEDDVICRSCANRINMLDRLEVEMITLRDNVLRFLERKYSLEEGELLGVNEKQKRSQPPQITKCTFQPRENYQYKKQNITSPSYISGKTKDKKSNIWLQCDKCQYTTLHNSFMVHHVRDHGKQKEFCDKCDTQFFGSQQEFHNCNVKEDSSNQSRNQSEQSELCIKNINETIMNIPILEKAMQPNEPIMTIDAYSESQISNHNENIPIIRLSNSEHVPIQNILTSDNTTTGQPIYVRVLQPVEINETPIHSAMLAISNSNSDLSMKLKDSSGKQVLTLTEDGRLEMTEMECWNDIQSSELQPNITFQ; encoded by the exons atgttaccCATTGGACCATATCATGACATATGTTCAGAAAATATTACCAGCAATTGTACAAACATAACTGGttctaatattacaaataattgtaaTGAATCAGAATCATTAGATGATTTACAGTGTTTTGTATGTGATGCAACAATTCAAGGACGTCATTATGCATTGGCCACATGTAGAACACAAACTTCAAGATCTAGAATAATAGAAAAGCTTGGAGAGTTAGTTGGTGAAAG ATATATGGTAGTAATATCAGAAGATGATGTAATCTGTAGAAGTTGTGCCAATCGTATTAATATGCTTGATAGACTTGAAGTTGAAATGATTACTTTGCGTGATAATGTCTTAAGATTTTTGGAACGAAAGTATTCTTTGGAAGAAGGAGAACTTCTTGGTGTCAATGAAAAGCAAAAACGTTCTCAACCACCACAAATCACAAAATGTACTTTTCAGCCAAGAGAGAATTACCAATACAAAAAACAAAACATTACTTCACCTTCCTATATTTCTGGAAAAACAAAAGATAAGAAAAGTAACATTTGGTTGCAATGTGATAAGTGCCAATACACCACCCTTCATAACTCATTTATGGTACATCATGTTAGAGACCATGGTAAACAAAAAGAATTCTGTGATAAGTGTGATACTCAGTTTTTTGGAAGTCAACAGGAATTTCATAATTGTAATGTGAAAGAAGACTCAAGCAATCAAAgtagaaatcaaagtgaacaatcag aattatgtatcaaaaatattaatgaaactataatgAACATTCCAATCTTAGAAAAAGCAATGCAACCAAATGAGCCAATTATGACCATTGATGCATATTCAGAGTCACAAATTtcaaatcataatgaaaatataCCTATCATAAGATTGTCAAATTCAGAACATGTaccaatacaaaatattttaacttctg ACAACACTACAACTGGTCAGCCAATATATGTACGTGTTTTGCAACcagttgaaattaatgaaacaccaATACATTCTGCAATGCTGGCTATTTCAAATTCCAACTCTGATTTATCAATGAAACTTAAAGATAGTTCAGGAAAGCAGGTTTTGACATTGACAGAAGATGGAAGGTTGGAAATGACAGAAATGGAATGTTGGAATGATATACAATCATCAGAGCTACAACCCAATATAACATTTCAATGA
- the RpL24-like gene encoding ribosomal protein L24-like codes for MRIETCYFCSSRIYPGHGIQFVRNDCKIFKFCRSKCHAAFKKKKNPRKVRWTKAYRKTVGKELGVDPSFEFERKRNIPIKYNRELWNKTVEAMKKVEVIRQRRQNLHIMQRLRKGRVLEQERDVKEVQRDLSLIRSPAAGLKERKKLEEVAEQEERMEDSNDEQEPQEVEIN; via the exons atgCGTATAGAAACGTGTTATTTTTGTTCATCTCGGATTTATCCGGGACATGGAATTCAATTTGTCAGAAATGATTGTAAA ATATTCAAATTTTGTCGCTCGAAGTGTCATGCTGcctttaaaaagaagaaaaatccaAGAAAAGTCAGATGGACAAAAGCGTATAGGAAAACTGTTGGTAAAGAATTGGGTGTGGATCcatcatttgaatttgaaaggaAGAGGAATATTCCCATTAAATATAACAGAGAATTATGGAACAAGACAGTAGAGGCAATGAAGAAAGTAGAAGTAATCAGGCAAAGGAGACAAAATCTACACATAATGCAACGGTTACGTAAAGGACGTGTATTGGAACAAGAAAGAGACGTAAAAGAAGTTCAACGGGACCTCTCTCTTATAAGATCTCCTGCTGCTGGTCttaaggaaagaaagaaattagaaGAAGTAGCAGAACAAGAAGAAAGGATGGAAGATTCCAATGATGAACAAGAGCCACAAgaagtagaaattaattaa